The Nitriliruptor alkaliphilus DSM 45188 genome includes a region encoding these proteins:
- a CDS encoding TetR/AcrR family transcriptional regulator — MSSASRASAHRPTPIARADATRARLLDAAISCLVELGYTGTTTLEIQRRAGVSRGSLLHHYPLKDDLLSAAVQHLAANHLAYLKTRAAELLDSSPTIDEAVEFLWSTFDSDFYWATVELWVGSRTNSELRTALLPGELEFARSAGAVFAIVFGAEASAHPRFRELCELLLSSMRGVALTYSFDPRPHTSNSYVAMWKRLAHTYLTGEA, encoded by the coding sequence ATGTCCAGTGCCAGCAGAGCCAGCGCCCACCGCCCGACGCCGATCGCGCGGGCCGACGCGACGCGCGCGCGGCTGCTCGATGCCGCGATCTCCTGTCTCGTCGAGCTCGGCTACACCGGAACGACCACGTTGGAGATCCAGCGGCGTGCGGGCGTCTCGCGGGGGTCGCTCCTGCACCACTACCCGCTGAAGGACGACCTGCTGAGCGCTGCTGTGCAGCACCTCGCCGCCAACCACCTGGCCTACCTGAAGACCCGCGCGGCCGAGCTGCTGGACAGCTCCCCGACGATCGACGAGGCGGTGGAGTTCCTCTGGTCCACCTTCGACAGCGACTTCTACTGGGCGACGGTCGAGCTCTGGGTCGGGTCCCGGACCAACAGCGAGCTGCGCACCGCGCTGCTTCCCGGCGAGCTGGAGTTCGCGCGATCGGCGGGTGCGGTGTTCGCGATCGTGTTCGGCGCGGAGGCGAGCGCGCACCCGCGGTTCCGCGAGCTGTGCGAGCTGCTGCTCAGCAGCATGCGCGGTGTCGCCCTCACCTACAGCTTCGATCCCCGGCCGCACACCTCCAACTCGTACGTGGCGATGTGGAAGCGCCTGGCCCACACCTACCTGACCGGTGAGGCCTGA